Proteins encoded together in one Macadamia integrifolia cultivar HAES 741 unplaced genomic scaffold, SCU_Mint_v3 scaffold621, whole genome shotgun sequence window:
- the LOC122069443 gene encoding TBC domain-containing protein C1952.17c-like isoform X1, whose product MACSTMPKGKLMISEKHKRVLPDLLGSLVASLEHRENDGEGSSLRFEPGKELETLHFNRSESEHENDDEEKTDGDFDLTNQWKTCREVEAQVSVSEIIAEDEKRSELEFELSQKVINLERLQRIASSGLPDGGGLRARVWKLLLGYLPASRDLWEGELLANRSKYAKLKEELLLSPLNSGQSEVTRRKDEAFASCEPKVDNDKDGMLKRHEISHEDHPLSSCKASVWHQYFKDSEIAEQIDRDLVRTHPDMKFFSGDSSFSRKNREAMRNVLLLFAKLNPAIRYVQGMNEVLAPLYYVFISDSDKQNSSNAEADSFACFVRLLSDSVDHFCQQLDNSSVGILSTLSRLSELLKANSEELWRHLEISNKVNPQFYAFRWITLLLTQEFNFNSILRIWDSLLSNPFGVQEMLLRVCCAMLLCVKSRLLSGDFMANLKLLQHYPEINIEHLLQVAQELTPDTSSFQLSP is encoded by the exons ATGGCTTGTTCAACGATGCCAAAAGGAAAGCTTATGATATCTGAGAAACACAAACGAGTCCTTCCTGATCTGCTCGGCAGTTTAGTAGCTAGCTTGGAACACAGGGAAAACGATGGTGAAGGCTCGAGTTTACGCTTCGAGCCTGGAAAGGAGCTCGAAACACTCCATTTTAATAGATCTGAATCAGAGCACGAAAATGATGACGAAGAGAAGACTGATGGGGATTTTGATTTGACGAACCAATGGAAAACCTGCAGGGAGGTTGAAGCGCAAGTTTCTGTTTCTGAAATCATTGCAGAAGATGAGAAGAGGTCCGAATTGGAGTTTGAg CTGTCTCAGAAGGTTATAAACTTGGAAAGATTGCAAAGGATTGCTAGTTCCGGTCTCCCTGATGGAGGAGGTCTGCGTGCAAGAGTTTGGAAG CTACTGTTGGGTTACTTGCCTGCCTCTCGTGATCTATGGGAAGGGGAGTTGCTTGCAAATCGATCAAAATATGCTAAACTAAAAGAGGAGCTGCTCTTAAGTCCT CTTAATTCTGGCCAGTCAGAGGTCACAAGAAGAAAGGATGAAGCTTTTGCTTCTTGTGAGCCAAAAGTCGACAATGATAAGGATGGAATGCTAAAGAGACATGAGATTTCTCATGAAGACCACCCTTTGAGTAGTTGTAAGGCTAGTGTTTGGCATCAGTATTTCAAG GATTCAGAAATTGCAGAGCAGATTGACCGTGATTTGGTACGCACTCACCCAGATATGAAATTCTTCTCAGGGGACTCATCATTTAGCCGAAAAAATAGG GAAGCAATGAGAAATGTTCTCCTCCTATTCGCAAAACTAAACCCTGCAATCCGTTATGTGCAAGGAATGAATGAAGTCTTGGCCCCGTTATACTATGTGTTTATCAGTGACAGCGACAAGCAAAATTCT TCAAATGCAGAAGCAGATAGTTTCGCCTGTTTTGTTCGACTATTGAGTGACTCTGTTGATCACTTCTGCCAACAATTAGATAATAGCTCTGTGGGAATCCTCTCCACTCTTTCCCGCTTGTCCGAATTATTGAAAGCCAACAGCGAAGAGCTGTGGAGACATCTAGAGATCTCCAATAAG GTTAATCCGCAGTTCTATGCATTCAGGTGGATTACACTGTTGTTAACCCAGGAATTCAATTTTAATTCCATCTTGAGGATATGGGATTCCCTATTAAGTAATCCTTTTGGTGttcag GAAATGTTGCTCCGAGTTTGTTGTGCTATGCTGTTGTGTGTGAAAAGCAGGCTTTTGAGTGGTGATTTTATGGCTAATTTAAAGCTTCTTCAACACTATCCTGAAATCAACATTGAGCACCTCCTACAAGTAGCTCAAGAGTTGACTCCTGACACATCATCCTTCCAATTGTCTCCATAA
- the LOC122069443 gene encoding TBC domain-containing protein C1952.17c-like isoform X2, translating into MACSTMPKGKLMISEKHKRVLPDLLGSLVASLEHRENDGEGSSLRFEPGKELETLHFNRSESEHENDDEEKTDGDFDLTNQWKTCREVEAQVSVSEIIAEDEKRSELEFELSQKVINLERLQRIASSGLPDGGGLRARVWKLLLGYLPASRDLWEGELLANRSKYAKLKEELLLSPSEVTRRKDEAFASCEPKVDNDKDGMLKRHEISHEDHPLSSCKASVWHQYFKDSEIAEQIDRDLVRTHPDMKFFSGDSSFSRKNREAMRNVLLLFAKLNPAIRYVQGMNEVLAPLYYVFISDSDKQNSSNAEADSFACFVRLLSDSVDHFCQQLDNSSVGILSTLSRLSELLKANSEELWRHLEISNKVNPQFYAFRWITLLLTQEFNFNSILRIWDSLLSNPFGVQEMLLRVCCAMLLCVKSRLLSGDFMANLKLLQHYPEINIEHLLQVAQELTPDTSSFQLSP; encoded by the exons ATGGCTTGTTCAACGATGCCAAAAGGAAAGCTTATGATATCTGAGAAACACAAACGAGTCCTTCCTGATCTGCTCGGCAGTTTAGTAGCTAGCTTGGAACACAGGGAAAACGATGGTGAAGGCTCGAGTTTACGCTTCGAGCCTGGAAAGGAGCTCGAAACACTCCATTTTAATAGATCTGAATCAGAGCACGAAAATGATGACGAAGAGAAGACTGATGGGGATTTTGATTTGACGAACCAATGGAAAACCTGCAGGGAGGTTGAAGCGCAAGTTTCTGTTTCTGAAATCATTGCAGAAGATGAGAAGAGGTCCGAATTGGAGTTTGAg CTGTCTCAGAAGGTTATAAACTTGGAAAGATTGCAAAGGATTGCTAGTTCCGGTCTCCCTGATGGAGGAGGTCTGCGTGCAAGAGTTTGGAAG CTACTGTTGGGTTACTTGCCTGCCTCTCGTGATCTATGGGAAGGGGAGTTGCTTGCAAATCGATCAAAATATGCTAAACTAAAAGAGGAGCTGCTCTTAAGTCCT TCAGAGGTCACAAGAAGAAAGGATGAAGCTTTTGCTTCTTGTGAGCCAAAAGTCGACAATGATAAGGATGGAATGCTAAAGAGACATGAGATTTCTCATGAAGACCACCCTTTGAGTAGTTGTAAGGCTAGTGTTTGGCATCAGTATTTCAAG GATTCAGAAATTGCAGAGCAGATTGACCGTGATTTGGTACGCACTCACCCAGATATGAAATTCTTCTCAGGGGACTCATCATTTAGCCGAAAAAATAGG GAAGCAATGAGAAATGTTCTCCTCCTATTCGCAAAACTAAACCCTGCAATCCGTTATGTGCAAGGAATGAATGAAGTCTTGGCCCCGTTATACTATGTGTTTATCAGTGACAGCGACAAGCAAAATTCT TCAAATGCAGAAGCAGATAGTTTCGCCTGTTTTGTTCGACTATTGAGTGACTCTGTTGATCACTTCTGCCAACAATTAGATAATAGCTCTGTGGGAATCCTCTCCACTCTTTCCCGCTTGTCCGAATTATTGAAAGCCAACAGCGAAGAGCTGTGGAGACATCTAGAGATCTCCAATAAG GTTAATCCGCAGTTCTATGCATTCAGGTGGATTACACTGTTGTTAACCCAGGAATTCAATTTTAATTCCATCTTGAGGATATGGGATTCCCTATTAAGTAATCCTTTTGGTGttcag GAAATGTTGCTCCGAGTTTGTTGTGCTATGCTGTTGTGTGTGAAAAGCAGGCTTTTGAGTGGTGATTTTATGGCTAATTTAAAGCTTCTTCAACACTATCCTGAAATCAACATTGAGCACCTCCTACAAGTAGCTCAAGAGTTGACTCCTGACACATCATCCTTCCAATTGTCTCCATAA
- the LOC122069443 gene encoding TBC1 domain family member 13-like isoform X3, translated as MACSTMPKGKLMISEKHKRVLPDLLGSLVASLEHRENDGEGSSLRFEPGKELETLHFNRSESEHENDDEEKTDGDFDLTNQWKTCREVEAQVSVSEIIAEDEKRSELEFELSQKVINLERLQRIASSGLPDGGGLRARVWKLLLGYLPASRDLWEGELLANRSKYAKLKEELLLSPLNSGQSEVTRRKDEAFASCEPKVDNDKDGMLKRHEISHEDHPLSSCKASVWHQYFKEAMRNVLLLFAKLNPAIRYVQGMNEVLAPLYYVFISDSDKQNSSNAEADSFACFVRLLSDSVDHFCQQLDNSSVGILSTLSRLSELLKANSEELWRHLEISNKVNPQFYAFRWITLLLTQEFNFNSILRIWDSLLSNPFGVQEMLLRVCCAMLLCVKSRLLSGDFMANLKLLQHYPEINIEHLLQVAQELTPDTSSFQLSP; from the exons ATGGCTTGTTCAACGATGCCAAAAGGAAAGCTTATGATATCTGAGAAACACAAACGAGTCCTTCCTGATCTGCTCGGCAGTTTAGTAGCTAGCTTGGAACACAGGGAAAACGATGGTGAAGGCTCGAGTTTACGCTTCGAGCCTGGAAAGGAGCTCGAAACACTCCATTTTAATAGATCTGAATCAGAGCACGAAAATGATGACGAAGAGAAGACTGATGGGGATTTTGATTTGACGAACCAATGGAAAACCTGCAGGGAGGTTGAAGCGCAAGTTTCTGTTTCTGAAATCATTGCAGAAGATGAGAAGAGGTCCGAATTGGAGTTTGAg CTGTCTCAGAAGGTTATAAACTTGGAAAGATTGCAAAGGATTGCTAGTTCCGGTCTCCCTGATGGAGGAGGTCTGCGTGCAAGAGTTTGGAAG CTACTGTTGGGTTACTTGCCTGCCTCTCGTGATCTATGGGAAGGGGAGTTGCTTGCAAATCGATCAAAATATGCTAAACTAAAAGAGGAGCTGCTCTTAAGTCCT CTTAATTCTGGCCAGTCAGAGGTCACAAGAAGAAAGGATGAAGCTTTTGCTTCTTGTGAGCCAAAAGTCGACAATGATAAGGATGGAATGCTAAAGAGACATGAGATTTCTCATGAAGACCACCCTTTGAGTAGTTGTAAGGCTAGTGTTTGGCATCAGTATTTCAAG GAAGCAATGAGAAATGTTCTCCTCCTATTCGCAAAACTAAACCCTGCAATCCGTTATGTGCAAGGAATGAATGAAGTCTTGGCCCCGTTATACTATGTGTTTATCAGTGACAGCGACAAGCAAAATTCT TCAAATGCAGAAGCAGATAGTTTCGCCTGTTTTGTTCGACTATTGAGTGACTCTGTTGATCACTTCTGCCAACAATTAGATAATAGCTCTGTGGGAATCCTCTCCACTCTTTCCCGCTTGTCCGAATTATTGAAAGCCAACAGCGAAGAGCTGTGGAGACATCTAGAGATCTCCAATAAG GTTAATCCGCAGTTCTATGCATTCAGGTGGATTACACTGTTGTTAACCCAGGAATTCAATTTTAATTCCATCTTGAGGATATGGGATTCCCTATTAAGTAATCCTTTTGGTGttcag GAAATGTTGCTCCGAGTTTGTTGTGCTATGCTGTTGTGTGTGAAAAGCAGGCTTTTGAGTGGTGATTTTATGGCTAATTTAAAGCTTCTTCAACACTATCCTGAAATCAACATTGAGCACCTCCTACAAGTAGCTCAAGAGTTGACTCCTGACACATCATCCTTCCAATTGTCTCCATAA